The following nucleotide sequence is from candidate division KSB1 bacterium.
ATTTTGGACATCCAATTTTTCAAGACCGTAGCGCTAATACAAATCAACTGCGAGAACAGAATTGAAAGACAAAATTGAGCTACCGAGAGGGAAGACAGTTCATCCGCTGGAGTTAAGCCGTCAGGCTCTTATCCCCGTTACATTTAAACTCTTGCCGTCAGGCTTTTATCCCCCCTTAGATTTAAACTCAAGGAGTTAAGCCGTCAGGCTTTTATTCATTATTCTTTAATCCATATTGAAAAAGGGGGACATTCAGTTGCTCATTCTGAAGAAGGCTAATGCTTTGAAAAAATGAGGAGGTACCATCTAATCTAAAATTCAGAAATGAACGCCCCAGTGTTACCCCAGAGGTTTTGATTATCTATCCCCCGCTGGATTGCCCCTTGCAATGCCAACCAAGAAAAGGAGATCATAGATAAACGATCTAAACTTTTCAATTGACCACCATGTCCATCATTAACATGAATCATCCCTAAAATCAATCGCGAACTTTATTGAGATGATATAATCTCCTAACGTTGCATGAGTCATGGGCCATCGACCCTCACAAGCTAACTCTGAGGACGTCCATTTCATCAAGCTGATTCAAGAATTCGGGCAAAAATTAATCAAGAGCATTTAGATTTGCCCTGTTCATTAAACCAGCATCGAGTCATTTAATTTCTAGGATGTCGCGATCTGGCAATTTGGGGAATGGGGCATGAGGCTCACTTTGATACCAGAATGCCACAGACGCAATATCGTCCTGTAAAGGTAAATAGCGGCCCCCTGACATCCAACCCAGCGCTTGGATCGTCACTCTCAAATCCTTTTCGAACCGAATGGGGTCCATAATATGCCAGCGGTACAGCCCGAATCTCTGCTGCGAGTTCCAGAGGCCATCTGGTTTTAGAACCTGCGGCATTCCAGAATAGGGGGTCGTAAATTCCTTGTACTGATTATCTACCACAAAACAATAAGAGCCGCAGAAATAATCCTCTGTCCCAGTCCCGCAAATTGTCGGGAACTCCTTATCACCATCGATGAAGAATTTGATCTCGCCTTCCCCCCACCAGCCGCTGCTGTTCGATCCCCAGCACATATAAGTACCCACATAGTGGCCCCATCCTTTCACACCATCAAGGATCGTATAAACGTCTTTGTAACGTAAAGGATTGACTCTGCGAAATTGGGCATGGAAATAAGCAGCGTTTTCGGGCACGTCAGTAAGCGTGTAGTTGATTTGATAATAGAGCGTCACCTTGTTGTCATCGAGGTTCTCCATGGTGATCTTGCATGACTTTCGAAACGGCATGACCCAATAGCAGTTGAACGCACTGCCAGGATTGACACATACTGGGAGCGAACTGACCTGAGCATATTTTCCCCAGCCGCACGCGAAAAAGTCGCCCACTGGGACCTCTACTGATGGGTCCTTTTCTCCATCCCAATAGAACCGCAAGATCGAAAAGCGCCAATTGCCCGTGGGTGTCATCCAGATCTGTTGAATGGCACCGGGACCTTTGATCTCAGCCAGCACAAAGGTCTGCTTCGGCTCAATATGAATATAGGGCGAAACTTTCCAGCCTTGACCCAGATCTCGGGCAGCATCCTTTGCCAATCCATCCACTGACATCCCTCCTTTGCCCTTTTCTCCTGTAAAATTCTCAGGACTGATTGAGCGACTTTTTGCTTTAGATAGCAACGGGAGATTGCCCATGTTCATGTCAAGACCGTTGAAAGCAGACTGGGAAAATGCAGAATAAGCGAAAACGATCAAGAAAGCGACGACAAATAATTTCATCGGAATCCCTCCTACTTGGTGACTTATAATTGTTGTTTGTTAATTACATCCACAACTCATATTATAATTTTTTCCGTTAACTTTCAAGAATTAATTTTGATAAATCAAAATTAAGCCGCAATCAGGAATTTACTTTAAATCATTAGCTACAATTTTTCTAATCGCCCATTTTGTATCTAGATTGCACGACCTTATAAGCATATTATTGCAAAAAATTTTGTATTGATTTTAAAATCTATTCGTTTTATATTTGACTTTGTGAATATATCCGATATAAAATTTTCTTCTCGCAAAATATGAAATGAGATAACGCTTTTTCGATTTGTGATCAATATCAGTATCATTACTGCACCCAAAAGGCAAATTTTGTCTGTAAATTTTTAGCGCAGCACCTGAAAAAACATAAAGCCATTCGAAACTCTTATAGCCTTCAGCCTTCAAATCGATAATTGAAAATAGATGCATTTGTTCACAAGTTCATGAGCTGTGCGAAATAGCAATATAAAAACTCCCACTGAATTACAATTTTAAGCTGATGCTATGACCAAACTCAAAGCCCTACTCATCGACGATGACAAAAAATTCTGCCACACCTTTCAAATGTTGGCCGAAGCGACCTTTGATTTGACCATTGTCCACTCTGGTAGAGATGGCTTAGAAGCACTGAATAAAGCCACTCCCCACGTAGTCCTGCTTGATTTAAAACTAGGCAAAGGAATGAACGGCATTGAGGTGCTGAAGCGAATCAAAAAAAGTCATCCTGATCTACCTGTGATCATGATCACCGATTATGCCGATGTGGATACCGCCGTGGAAGCCATGAAGCTGGGCGCTCTACATTACATGTCAAAGTCGCCTCGGATCGAAGAATTAAAATTGATCATTGAGCGACAATTGGAGCAAGTCAACTTGCGCTTGCTTTATGAAGAAGCGACCGCTGCTCAATTCGATCAGATCGTGGCTGAAAGTCCCGTCATGAAAGCCATCCTGCAACAGATCGATCAGGTGGCGAAAATTGACTCGACCATTCTCATTCAGGGCGAATCCGGCACAGGGAAAGAGATTTTGGCTCGGGAGATCCATCGCCGTAGCCATCGGAACCATAAGCCGTTCGTTCCAATCAACTGCAGCAATCTGCCCGCCTCCCTATTTGAAAGCGAATTTTTCGGTCATGAAAAGGGCGCCTTCACTAGCGCCGATGTTCAGAAAAAAGGCAAACTCGAGCTCGCCAACCAGGGCACGATCTTTTTAGATGAAATCGGTGATCTGCCTATGGAATCTCAGGCCA
It contains:
- a CDS encoding sigma-54 dependent transcriptional regulator; its protein translation is MTKLKALLIDDDKKFCHTFQMLAEATFDLTIVHSGRDGLEALNKATPHVVLLDLKLGKGMNGIEVLKRIKKSHPDLPVIMITDYADVDTAVEAMKLGALHYMSKSPRIEELKLIIERQLEQVNLRLLYEEATAAQFDQIVAESPVMKAILQQIDQVAKIDSTILIQGESGTGKEILAREIHRRSHRNHKPFVPINCSNLPASLFESEFFGHEKGAFTSADVQKKGKLELANQGTIFLDEIGDLPMESQAKILRCIEERCFQRLGGTDTIAIDVRIIAASNKNLLQMIKDRMFREDLFHRLNVIPISLPPLRERPEDIPKLVDIFLHRYSKEMNKPLPELTPAAMSKLQAHSWSGNIRDLRNFIERLMATHIGSGPIDASDIKFLTGEQPFQFPVHLLDLAYEDAKTILLHEFKLVYFKRALQKHGGNKTAIAKELGI
- a CDS encoding DUF2961 domain-containing protein encodes the protein MKLFVVAFLIVFAYSAFSQSAFNGLDMNMGNLPLLSKAKSRSISPENFTGEKGKGGMSVDGLAKDAARDLGQGWKVSPYIHIEPKQTFVLAEIKGPGAIQQIWMTPTGNWRFSILRFYWDGEKDPSVEVPVGDFFACGWGKYAQVSSLPVCVNPGSAFNCYWVMPFRKSCKITMENLDDNKVTLYYQINYTLTDVPENAAYFHAQFRRVNPLRYKDVYTILDGVKGWGHYVGTYMCWGSNSSGWWGEGEIKFFIDGDKEFPTICGTGTEDYFCGSYCFVVDNQYKEFTTPYSGMPQVLKPDGLWNSQQRFGLYRWHIMDPIRFEKDLRVTIQALGWMSGGRYLPLQDDIASVAFWYQSEPHAPFPKLPDRDILEIK